A segment of the Triticum urartu cultivar G1812 chromosome 1, Tu2.1, whole genome shotgun sequence genome:
TCAGGCTACAGTCTGACAAAAAGGAGCACATGTCCTATTAATTCATGAGGCGTGACTGCTTGTTTACCTCTTTGTAAGACTTCCAAGGAGATCACTCATGTGAAGAACATCATAGGTTCTTGGGTATGTGTTGAAAGATTCGCACCAATCATGATATACCCCAATCAAACCTCGGCTAAAAATTACTGGCAAAGTATCTGACTGGCCAATAGGTACAACATTCATAACCCATAATGCTCTATCAACAAGTGCTGCTGCAAACCTGGTTCAACAAAAGTAGTCTGATTAATATCCCCATCATAACAGTCATAGTTCGATTGATAGCAACTATACATAGTTCCAAAAAAAAAACTATGGAGATCTACATCTGATTACAGAAATATGATCTTTAGTGTCACTAAGGGAAGTTTCCGATTTGCATAATCCCAATAAGAAAATAGACATCTGACTTGGCAGTCCTAAATAATTAGTAACCACTAAGGAGAAACATTTACTCCATTGCCGAGAGATGATCAGTGAGTTCAAGCAATCTTGTACTAATGAATGTACATATTTGTATGGCCAAAACTCAGGCCCAACTCAAGGAAGCAACATCACCAGAATAGCAGAAGTACAAGCACCAAAAGCTACTAGGATCAATACTGATGGCATAAGAAAAATGAATTTCATAAAATTAATCAGCAGAAATTGGTGTTCTCTTACCCTCCATAACCAGCATTCATGTCCATTACATTACGGACACTTGACCAATTAACTGGAAAGTCATTATAATATACTTCTGAAATGACTTGTTTCCAATACTTAGTATCAGCATCAAACTTCTCGATAGTAGCAGAATCATCAGGCAGACTAGCGTATCTGATAAGTCTTTCAGGCCACAGAAGGGGAGAATTGCTTGTTTCATCTGAACTGGAAACAGCAGATGGCAAAATGCAACTATCAAGAGGAGCATACCTGCAAAAGCAAAGATAAAACAAGTGGGTATAGATGAAACCAATTCGAAACTGCAGTACTAGTTATAAATAAACTATGATATCTACATTATCTTTAATAAGGATAGGCTGTAAATGGTATCGATCACACGACTGATGTCTGCCCATGAGCCAGTAAGTTATAAACACAGAGAGGCCACAACATGCTAGAAGACCACTAGCAGTCTGAAGTTTGGTGAAACAACAACGAGGAAAATGAAGCAAGCTATGACGTACCAAGGAAAACGTGATCCATCTTTCTTGGAACACAGGTGGGGTTCATCGGTTTTCCTCTCAAGGTAGCAAGAATTTGAGGTCGGTTTTTGATATATAACAACACCAATTCCATTAATATCTTCAGATTTTACAACTGTCCTCCAGCACATTGATTTGGTCAGAGTAACCATTGCTGCCAAATGTAATGGATTCCCAGTTAGCACAAAATTGCCCACAAAAATGACACTAGTTACTTGCAAACTATACATAATATTAACGATGCACTGCTATGGACATCTTTAGCAACTTGAGTAAAATACTGAAATATGATATCATTTGCTTAGTAGCGACACCATCTTGTTCTACCTCCGACGCATGTTTTCATGTCGGAGAATGTGGATATCCTTTTCTACAGGATTGACCTACGCTAAAAGTAGCTACTGCACTTCTATATAGTCTCCAACTTTGCATCAATCAGTATGATAGCGTGTTTTGTCAGCAATCCTTACACATATCTGTTCACTTCCTCTAACATTTGTGGCAATCTCTAAGATAATACTACTACTAGGATAAGAATTTTATATGATATGGTTACGAACCATTCCAGTCATcttgatctctttgttctttACGATAGACAGGTGTTGCAGACCAAACGAAAAATCCTCCAGGCCTTAGCACTCTGTTAAGCTCCAGTAGTGGTTTTCCACCTGCACATCCCAATAGTAATAGATATTTAAAAACAGATTAGCAGGGGGGAAATGGAATACTTATCTGAAAAGGTTGAGATATAGATACTACGGTAGCTTAAAAATGCCGTGAAGGCATAGAACACTTGCCATTTGCATACCAATGGACCCTGCACCTTGCGCAATGGACCACATCAAATGCATTATCAGGGAAAGGGAGCTTTTGAGTTCCGATTACTCCTAGAAATGCTGGAATTCCACGCTCTAATGCAAACTGTATCTGAGCTTCATGCTCATCTTTAGGGGCCAATGACATAGTAATGACATTCCTGTCAAGCAGGTATCCACCAAAGCTGGCAACACCACATCCAACATCCAGGACAGTTCTCGTATGTGTTCCCCATTGAATGGTAGGCATTATCTACAACAAATTTATAACAGGAAATCATGATATGACCTCAGAGGAAAAAAAAACAAGGAGCTGTGATGAAGACCAATGGCAGCATTCTTGGGAAACCATTTCCATTTCTACATTTGGATTCTGGGCTAATTATTTAAGCAATGTAAGCACAGTAGTACGTGCAAATCAAACAATAACAGTACAGATTTGCTCTACCTCTAAGAGCATATAATTACCTGTTCTACTTGTTGAAACAGGGTAAAATAATCAACATGAAACTAACCAAAGGCTGATTGTATCCAGAACTTGATAATAAATGAAAAGCTATTGACTTCACCGTGAGAAAAAAGCAGGAAGATGTTAAGATGAAGGTGGCTATTACAACAAATTAATATAGTTTAGGATCTCAATTGAAACAAGTACGATAGTGTTATTTTGCTACTGGTGTTATTATTGTTGGATGCGATTGGACAACGATTATATTCACTCCTAAAGTCCCAATGTTACCAAAGGCAATACTGAACATTGGCAAACATACACACAAGAAGCATCTCCATTCACAAGGACACAGAACTCACTTGGCAATAGAAGTACTTGGAATTTTCTTCCAAAGTTAATATGTTCAAATGTAGATCAAGGTGGCAGAGTAATATTTACCTGTTCTACAaactgtatgtatcttgcaacaCCATCTTTAAATTGAGTTCCACCTCCAGGGAAAACAAGATAATCACCAGACTTTGTAACCCAGTTCTGATCCTTCTTATATTCCACCAGTTTTGGGTGAGGAACATTGTTGTACCAAATCTGGAATTCAGAAAGGAGATTAACAATCATCAGTGGTATGCTAAACTGTACTTAAAACCTCATAATGGTTGAGGGTCAAGGGCCTATATTGTGTAAGGTTACTAATGCTATCAGACATCCAATCCAAGATTAGTTACACTGCTTCTTGATACCAAATTAGACATCCTAAGCACAGTAGCTTCCATAAAAGGAGGATAGTCCCAATTTGCGGTGTTTATTGGTTATGTTCTAATACCGAAAGTAAATAATACGTTGGCAGTTGAACACCCAATTACATAAATAAAGACAGAATGGATAACACAGAGGACAAGAGCAGAGAACATGAACAACTAGAGGCGCTTCCGTGTCTTACCGACAAAGGCAAGCGCGAATGTCCTCACCATGTCACGGCTGCGCGGCCACGGCACGGGGAGCCGGTAACCCGCAGGCATTCGCACCAGGCACctgggcggcggcgcggggcagtGGCGCTCCCGGTGCTCCATGTGCCGCCTGGAGCGCAGTGCCTTGATTGCCCTGATGTTGTCGAGGCACGGGATGTAGTCCGTGGCCGACACCCCCCTCCTGACCTTGCACGTCTCCCACCTCACCTCCGCCACCGCGCCGTCGTCCTCAGCCTCGCCGCCATCCACTCCCGCCGCATCTACGGCTGTGGCATCCGCGTCGACTGCCGCCGCGTCGCTGCTGTCGTCGGCTGTCCGTGACGGGGTGCTGGTTCCGCTGCCCCCTGCGACGGGGGTGGGGGCGTTTGGCCGCGATGCGTCGGCCTTCTCTTCTGCTTCTGCAGCGGCAGCGGCTGGGCCGTTTGGTTGCGGGTCGGACGAGCCTCCGGGGGTGGGAACTGGGGTTGGGCTGTGCTGCTGGTGGGGATGGGAGGAGGGGGCCGAGAGGCGGGAGGGGCGGGAGGGGAGGAAGGGGAGGGACTGCGCGGAGGAGTCGAGGAAGAGGAcgaggaggacgagcagcgcggagaggaggaggaagagggagagCGAGAGGAGGAAGGGGCGCCGCTTGCGGTCGGCGGAGGGGACGGCCATGGATCGCCGATCGCtggctgctgccgccgccgcggcgTGGCCTGGTTGGGGAGCGGAAGGGGTCGGCGGCGaggtgggggtgggggggggggggggggggggggggggggggggaaggagtGAAGCGGAGCGTCGCGGCCACGGCAGCGTTGGCCGCCGTGGTCACGGTGGCGGAAGGCGCAGGTCGTTTTCCGGTGGTGGAATCGAGATTTTAGATCTGTTTGAATTTCTTTTTCCCTTTAGTTTCAATTTTCTGCAACTGCTTTTCTCCTAGAGCATCTCGAGCCGCGCCTTCAACAGGCCTCCCAAGTTGTTTTTTAGTGTTGGCGTTTGAAAATCGACCCGGTCACGTCCCAGGATCTCGTTTAGCGTCGGTTGAGCCGAAATAACAGCCGACGAATCCGAGCCGAACCCAACCGTCGGGGGTCGCCGAGGGCGCCGGCCGAAGCGAAAAGGGGCGTGGGTCCGCTCTGTCGACAAGAGGAGGCCCTTTTCCCgctgtccccccccccccgctttcCTCCCTCGGCTTCTCTCCCATTCTCCATTCCTCCCGCcattctcctcctcctcccctccagCCGGCCGCCATGTCGCCGAAGAAATACGTGCCCCCTCGCGCCATTACggatgccgccgccgccacccagcCGAAGTAGAGGAAGCAGAGGGGGGCCGCCGTCCAAGCCCCTGGGCATGTCTAACGCCGACTGGAAGGCGGAAGTTCAGCGCTGGGAGCCTGTCACCACCGACCGGCGAAACGGGGTCAACGCCAAGAAGCCCCGGGACAGGGCGGCACTCGCGGCTGCGGCGGTGGCGAGGCAGGCGGATTGCGCGGCCGAACAAGCCGAGGCCGGCTCGTGcggggatgatgaatccacccAGCGGCCACGGCCCGTACGCGTCCTGGAGCCAGCAAAGCGTCGGGTCTCTGGCCGGCTTCTCGTCGTCGCCACAACCCTGGGGCTGCATGCCGTCGCCGGGCTACGCCGACGGCGACGTACAAGCCGGACACGCCGACGTCGGGCGCAGCCGACGGGCGCCCGAACGGCAACAAAAGGGTCAAGTCGGTGAAACACACCGAGTCGGCTACCGCGCGTGTGCAAGAGTCCATCGAGCATTGCCTCGCCGACGCCCAAACCTGGGCCGCCCAGCGGGAGGAGAAAACCGAGGCGCGGTGGTCGGCGTTGATGACGAGCAACGCCGTCAAGCTCGACCTGCTCCGGACCAACGTCGCCGCGAAGAAAAGGAACACCGACCTGGATTTTCTGATGGGGGGCGCGGACATGCTCCGGAGTGACGATGAGCAGCTCAAGGCGTGGTACCTGGTGGAGCGTGACCTCATCCTGAACCTGATGCCGTCGACGACGGAGCCAACTCCCACGCTGAGGCCAACGCCGCCGCCAAGCCTGAGCGATGATGCCTCGACGACGCCCAGCACAGAAGCCGCGCTGACGTCGACCAGCCCGCGCACGCCGACTCCTCCGACGCCGGAGGCCGACACCGCCGTTTGATGCATTGCCTACACGTCCTTTCTTTTGCACGCCGAACTGTGGCAAGGTGATCGCCGACTTGTGGCGTTTTTTGGGTAGCGGAAATGGAAAAGTTTGAATTTACGACGCCTTGGGGGTGGCACCTGAAGGCGTGACTGGGACCTAGATCGTCCCCAGGGCCTAAAAATCGTCGGGCGAGCGCCCGAAAGAGCGCCGGCCTATGCGCTGGGGGCCGAACAAGTGGAGATGCTATTACTCCCTTCGTTCGAAATTTAGTGGTTTCTCTATTCTCGTGTTTCAATTTTGACCATCAATTTAAGGGCATGTTCAGGACACATTTAGATGTAATATAATTATGTCACATCTAAGTTGATGTCCGctctgtttgtggtctattttttgTCTTTTTTTTTTGCTTCTTGTTGCTGCATTATATATTTGTGCCAGCTTAGATGTGGCATCTTCAAAAAAATCTAGATGTAAATTTAATCATTGAGCTCCCGCCGCAGTCGGTCTTATTGGCTAAATTTATCGTCAAAGTTGAACCTCAAAAAACGCGGGTGCACTATATTTTAGAAAAGAGGGAGTATGAAACTCGCAAGTGTCCTCCTGGGGGCCGAGTGCACCACATAATACTGTAGGTACTATGTACTCCCTCGGTTCATAGATAAGTACAGTATAAGAtcatatgttttggatgttttaatATAAACTACATTCAAACAGAAAATGAGTGAACAAAAAGACTAAAACACGTCTATGTACATCTGAATCACAAAAAGGTTAGAACATTTTATATTTGTGAGCAGTGGGAGTAAATAGTAGTAGtgtctattggcagctgggattCGACTGTGATCCTATGAAAAATGGCCGTAGGGTGGCGTTTGTACTTCAAATTTAAACAATGTACCAAACGAGAAAATTCCGAGCATACTCCCCGATCTGCGAAATTATAGCTATGACAAGTTTTCACGTATAAGAACAAATGGAAGCACAAACTAATTAGCATTCTAAAAGTATGTCAATTCGAGTGGGAAAATGGTAAACAGTAAATTggttctactccctccgttccgaattacttgtcacatgtatggatgtatctagatgtattttagttgtaaatacatccatttctgtgacgaataatttggaacggagggagtacttggctcggtttgtccccccccccccccccttccgtGAATGGAAGGGGCGTTTTGGCTCCTCGGAGCATATGCTCCCGGATGAACagtaatttttttaaaaaaaatgtaAAAAATAAAAATCTGTAATTTCTTGTAGATATTCGTGTTAGTGTCGCAAGCATGCTTGACAAATTTCAAGCGAACCGGAGCATCAGTGTTTCGTCTGTGAAATAAATAAATTTGGGGTGTTTTGGTCTTCAATTTGTTTTTTG
Coding sequences within it:
- the LOC125521413 gene encoding probable methyltransferase PMT23, with the translated sequence MAVPSADRKRRPFLLSLSLFLLLSALLVLLVLFLDSSAQSLPFLPSRPSRLSAPSSHPHQQHSPTPVPTPGGSSDPQPNGPAAAAAEAEEKADASRPNAPTPVAGGSGTSTPSRTADDSSDAAAVDADATAVDAAGVDGGEAEDDGAVAEVRWETCKVRRGVSATDYIPCLDNIRAIKALRSRRHMEHRERHCPAPPPRCLVRMPAGYRLPVPWPRSRDMIWYNNVPHPKLVEYKKDQNWVTKSGDYLVFPGGGTQFKDGVARYIQFVEQIMPTIQWGTHTRTVLDVGCGVASFGGYLLDRNVITMSLAPKDEHEAQIQFALERGIPAFLGVIGTQKLPFPDNAFDVVHCARCRVHWYANGGKPLLELNRVLRPGGFFVWSATPVYRKEQRDQDDWNAMVTLTKSMCWRTVVKSEDINGIGVVIYQKPTSNSCYLERKTDEPHLCSKKDGSRFPWYAPLDSCILPSAVSSSDETSNSPLLWPERLIRYASLPDDSATIEKFDADTKYWKQVISEVYYNDFPVNWSSVRNVMDMNAGYGGFAAALVDRALWVMNVVPIGQSDTLPVIFSRGLIGVYHDWCESFNTYPRTYDVLHMSDLLGSLTKRCDILEVAAEVDRILRPGRWLVLKDTMDMMKKMRPILRSLHYETVIVKRQFLVATKSFWRPR